The DNA sequence ATTAAAACGCACCTGACCTTTACGGCCACGTGCGTCTTATCAGGTATTATTAATATTTATTTTTTCGGACTCCGGCAAAGATGAACTTTGCTGCCCGTTATGATTCCTTCGGCTCGTCGGCCGATACTTGCTGTATCGTCTGATTCTTGGGTTGTTCTATGACTTGAGCAGCCGGCTGAAATTCCAGAGGTTGAACCGGCGCCGGAGACGCTGGAGTTTGCATCATCGGATTTTGCATAGCTGAAACTTGTGAAGCAGGATTCTGCCCATAAACCGGTCCCTGTTGATATCCGCCCTGAGGCATATACGGTCGGTCATATCTTTGCCTGTTTGGCTGCATCTGCGTTCCCCATTGTGGATAACCCTGCTGCGGATAAGTACGTTGCTGGGCGGCATACTGAGGATACTGCTGCTGTGAGTTCCGAAGATACTGAGGGCTCTGCGAATAATTGGGATACTGCTGATTTTGAGGCTGCTGTGAATATTGCGGAATCTGGGACTGTTGGGGCTGCTGGGGATACTGCTGAACTGGCCGCTGGGCAGGGACCTGCCCGGAATTTTGCCCGGGAGCAGGCTGATTCTGGCTGATTTCATCTTTGCTGCCAAACCTGCTGCCGACAAAGCCTCTCACCTTTCCCCACATATTGCTGCCGGCTTTCTTGACCGGTCCCAGCCCCGGGAAAAAGCCTTCCTTGACTTTCATGACAATAGGACCCTGCGGGGACTGCATGATGGACTGCGGGCTCTCCAGTGAAATGACAACTTTGTCATAATGTACGAGTGGCACAGGACTCCTAAAATTGGCCTGATACATTCCATTGCCGGTCGGTCTTAGCGTTCCTGCATAAAATCCGTTTTTTCCCTTGCCGTCAACCAGATAAGCCGCATAAACTGCCGGAGCATAAGGACTAAATGTATGGGCGGGCGGTAGGTGCGCAATGACCGAAAAATTGTTATCCATTCCGATCGTCGCCATTCCGTTTCCGCTGAAGCCTTCCGAAGCGACTAAATTGAGCTGTCTCGGCGTCATACCCATCGATTCTCCGGGCATACCCCCAATACCCTGGGGAAAGATTCCTAACCCTTTGTTATGTCCGAACATCTTTTAACCTCCTCGTATGTTTACAAATTGCGCTGTGTTGTGCTATGTCATAATATGAAAAGCAGGCTGCAGCTGTGACACCGTGAAGCTTACTTAACTTTTTATATAAAACTATTTTGTTAAGCGTTCTTCACGACAGAAGGCAGCTGCAGACAAATCTTTTGATTCGTTTCAGCTGCCTTCCTTTGAGGAAAGAACCCTAAGTCTTATAGCTTTATAGCCATATACCCTTATTTGATCTTATTAACCATATATCTTCCTGTGTTAGACGCAGAAATTATGGTTTCCGATGTTTCTTACCACACTGCGGGTTTTGATCCAACTGTCGGTCGCTGTCCGCGGATTGTAATAGAAGAGAGCGCCCTCGCTTGGATCCTGCCCCTCAAGCGCTTCCAGCGCAGCCTGATAGGCCTCATCTCCCGGTGTCAGTTCAATCTGCCTGTCAAGGACTGCAGAAAACTGTCCCGGCTGGTAAATGACCTCCCGGATCGTATCCGGGAACTTCGGGCTTTCCACCCTGTTCAGAACCACTGCCCCTACGGCAACCTGACCTTCAAAGCTTTCTCCACGGGCTTCCGCATAAATGATTTTTGCTAAAAGTATCACATCTTCCTGGTCATAAACAATTTGACTGCTGCGGGAAATATCCGAAGTAACCCTTTCAGGCTCCCGGGCTGAATCCACCGAATTAATCAAATCTGCTGAATCAGTCGATTCGGCCAGTTTAGCCGTCTCAATCACCGTATCTGATTCTATGTTTGCGGTAACAACTTTATTTTCCAAAGGCAGCTGTTCGATCACAAAGGAAATCTGATTTTCCGGCTGTCCGGAGAATTTGTCCAAAAGAATCCGGAATATACGATTCTCATTTGCTTTCGTCAGAATAATGTCTCTGGCATCTGACATGACATTCTCAAGGACAGTCTGTTGGATTTCCAATACCCGGGAATAGAGCAATTCTCTTGATTTTTCAGGTACAGCATATACTGTCTGGGCAGTAGCAGTCAGGATAATCGCCGTGGTCAGCATCACTGCCAAACCTTTCCGGCATCGTCGGTCTTCCAAAAAAATCACCTCTTGGGATTAATCTATTTCTATTCTTTCCCATAAAAGGTGATTTTTATACGTTGTTTGTTATAAGAATCACAAAGAAAAGTTATTTCGCCGTTGTGGCTGACGCTACACCCCCGGTAATTGCCTGACCTTTAGCATCCTTGATTGTAGGATGTATCACCAGCCAATACCCAGTATTGGCTTGAAGTTTCATTTCCGGTTTCACAGTCATACGCTGCTGATCGACAAACACGTATGCGCACTTGACTCTTTCTCCTGTAGCAGTATTGATCAGTTCAATACTGTCTGCCGTTACGGAATTCCAATCCATTTCCCGGTTAAAGCTCACGTTGAACACCTTGCCGAGCGGGATATTTTTAAGATCTCCGGACTCTTCATATCCCGGGTAGTAGATCTGCCAGCGGTCCTGGAGAACCTCTTCAGGAAATGGCTCCCAACCGTTGGGGCCTCCGAGTTTAAGTGTTGTGGTTACATAAGCTGAATCCAGGATTTTCTTGCCAAGTACCCAATTTTCAGTTTGACGAAGCTCTTTTACCGAAAGCGGATAAAGATAAGGGCCCGCCTCCAGCTGGATATACCCTGATTTATCTTGTGATTTATCTTCAGACTTATAGTTTTTAAGCATCAAAACAGCCGTATTCAGCTCATTGACGCCGGTCAAATCCAGATGAGGCTTGATTCCAATCTCATCAATCGGGTTATAGTACGGAGAGAAAAACCTGTAAACGGACATTTTCAAATAGTCTCCGTTGCTTAATGGGATCAAAGCCTTAACCCGGCCTGAACCGTAGGTCGTTTCCCCGATGACGGTCGCCTTGCCATAGTCCTTCAGCGCGGCCGATGTAATCTCAGAAGCGCTTGCCGTGTACCCATTGATCAACAAGACAATCGGCCCTTCCATCGTGAAAGCCTGCTTGACGGCTGTATCGACAATACCCAGGTTTCCCCTTGCTTTCATGATATACGCGCTTTTATCCCCGATAAAATAACCCAACAGCTCCATTGCCGCTTTCGTATACCCTCCGGAGTTATTACGCAGGTCAATAATCCAGCAGTCTACGCCTTTTTCCTGCAGGGCCAGGGCCTGCTTGCCGAACTGGGTTGCAACATCCTCGCCAAAGGAATTAACTGCGATATAGCCAATATGCCCTTCCAGCACCCGGCCTTCAGCCAGCGGCATCACAATCTTCATCCGTACGACAGTGAAGCTCTGGATTTGAGCGTTTCTTTTGACTTTTACCTGAACCTTGGTTCCCTCCGTCCCCCGAAGTTTGCCAGCGCAATATTCCGAGGTCTTTCCCGCCAGGGAATAGCCATCTGCTTCGAGGATAATGTCCCCTTGTTTGATTCCTGCCTTATCAGCCCCATAACCAGTAATGATCCGGGTAACCTTGACCCCCTGCTGTACCATTTCCAGTTCTATCCCGATTCCGGAAAAGGACATATTCAGTGAATTGATCATGTCATCATATTCGGCTGCGGTCAGATACTCGGTGTATTTATCACCCAACCCTTGAAGCATTTTTTCGACCGTCGGCGCGTTCAGTATCTCATCCGGAACAACATCGACATATTGCTCCTGCAAAATTGTTCTGACTTCATCCAGGGCATCGTTTTCCGCGCCATAAGCCTGCAGCGGAAGTCCCAAACCCAGACAGAATACCAGAAGCACTGTCATCAAAAACCTTAGACTTTTACCAAATTTCACGTTCTTTTTTCCCTCCTGTATGATTTGCAGGTCCGGCCTAAATTCAATGATCTTGCATGTTCAGGCTTCGTTTAAGTTTCGTTCAAATTTTTTATCTGAGCAGTAATTCGACGAAAACGGGCATTCCCCTTTCCGTTTCAGGATTATTTGTCATGTGCTTCCCAGACTTTGATTGCATATTCAAGGCTTTTCCGATAATATTATCTAAACAGGACTATTTTAAAAACATATTTTTCTGATCATCGCTGATAAGAAAGGTTCGGACAATGTCAAATCTTCTTGATTACTCCAAAAAAGTATTTATCGCCGTATTAATCATTGTTGCAACCCTCGTCATTCCATATGGCCTTTATAAGATTCTTCCGCATTTTATGCCATTTGTCCTTGCTTACTTCACGGCCCTTTTTCTGGAACCTGCAGCAGCATGGTTGAGCAAGGTCTCCAGATTTAAAAGCAAGACACTCTCCGTGTCTGTGACCTACCTGTTTTTTCTTGCCAGTATTGTTATTTTCCTCTACTTGATCATCAGTAAGCTCTATGTTCAATTTTTGGACCTGCTTGACTTTATTCAATCGAACGGCCCGGCAATTCAGGTTTGGTTTTTGAACGTTACGGGGCGTATCCAGGAAACGATCGGATTGCTGCCTCCCGAAATAAACGATATGATCATGAAATGGATCAATGACCTGGCTAACATCAACCTGGTATCCGCGATCGGTTCCTCAACACTTAGTATCTCCACGGCGATACCGAACATGTTCTTCCTGTCGATTATCTACCTGGTATCCGTTTTCCTGTTCACATTCCAGTTAAGCAATATCCACCGTTTCTTCTACTCCTTCTTCAAAGATTCCTCCAAGCTGAAAGTCGCTTACGTCTTAAGTGATTTGCGCAATGCTACATTAGGGTTTTTTAAAGCGCAGGTCATTTTGAGCACAATCACCTATATTATTGCTTTTGCCGGTCTCGCTATCCTCCATGTAAAATACGTGGCAGTCATTTCATTGTTGATCGTAATCGTAGATATCCTGCCGATCCTCGGTACCGGATCCGTGCTAATGCCCTGGGCTGTTGTCTCGCTTTTCCAGGATCAGCTGTTCTTGGCCGCAGGTCTGGCCATTCTGTATATCATTATCATTGTCGTACGGAGAGTGATTGAACCCAAGATACTGGGCGAGCGCATCGGTTTAAGCGCTCTGACGACTCTGATCAGTATCTGGATTGGTTTCAAAGTGATGGGGGTCCTCGGCGTATTCCTGTTCCCGCTGGCCTGTATTTTCTATAGAGCCCTTGTCAAGGTCGGCGTCATCAAACTGAATTTCAAGATATAACTAAGCTATATTCTAGTACCTTGTAACCCCTAAAATTGTAATATAATGGTGAGCAGATTTCTTTTAAGACAAGGCGGAGGATTGAGCCATACCGAGTGTATGGCGATTGACGACAACGCAGTATGAAAAGAAATCCGCCGCCAG is a window from the Dehalobacter sp. DCA genome containing:
- a CDS encoding cell wall hydrolase, whose amino-acid sequence is MEDRRCRKGLAVMLTTAIILTATAQTVYAVPEKSRELLYSRVLEIQQTVLENVMSDARDIILTKANENRIFRILLDKFSGQPENQISFVIEQLPLENKVVTANIESDTVIETAKLAESTDSADLINSVDSAREPERVTSDISRSSQIVYDQEDVILLAKIIYAEARGESFEGQVAVGAVVLNRVESPKFPDTIREVIYQPGQFSAVLDRQIELTPGDEAYQAALEALEGQDPSEGALFYYNPRTATDSWIKTRSVVRNIGNHNFCV
- a CDS encoding S41 family peptidase, with amino-acid sequence MKFGKSLRFLMTVLLVFCLGLGLPLQAYGAENDALDEVRTILQEQYVDVVPDEILNAPTVEKMLQGLGDKYTEYLTAAEYDDMINSLNMSFSGIGIELEMVQQGVKVTRIITGYGADKAGIKQGDIILEADGYSLAGKTSEYCAGKLRGTEGTKVQVKVKRNAQIQSFTVVRMKIVMPLAEGRVLEGHIGYIAVNSFGEDVATQFGKQALALQEKGVDCWIIDLRNNSGGYTKAAMELLGYFIGDKSAYIMKARGNLGIVDTAVKQAFTMEGPIVLLINGYTASASEITSAALKDYGKATVIGETTYGSGRVKALIPLSNGDYLKMSVYRFFSPYYNPIDEIGIKPHLDLTGVNELNTAVLMLKNYKSEDKSQDKSGYIQLEAGPYLYPLSVKELRQTENWVLGKKILDSAYVTTTLKLGGPNGWEPFPEEVLQDRWQIYYPGYEESGDLKNIPLGKVFNVSFNREMDWNSVTADSIELINTATGERVKCAYVFVDQQRMTVKPEMKLQANTGYWLVIHPTIKDAKGQAITGGVASATTAK
- the ytvI gene encoding sporulation integral membrane protein YtvI — translated: MSNLLDYSKKVFIAVLIIVATLVIPYGLYKILPHFMPFVLAYFTALFLEPAAAWLSKVSRFKSKTLSVSVTYLFFLASIVIFLYLIISKLYVQFLDLLDFIQSNGPAIQVWFLNVTGRIQETIGLLPPEINDMIMKWINDLANINLVSAIGSSTLSISTAIPNMFFLSIIYLVSVFLFTFQLSNIHRFFYSFFKDSSKLKVAYVLSDLRNATLGFFKAQVILSTITYIIAFAGLAILHVKYVAVISLLIVIVDILPILGTGSVLMPWAVVSLFQDQLFLAAGLAILYIIIIVVRRVIEPKILGERIGLSALTTLISIWIGFKVMGVLGVFLFPLACIFYRALVKVGVIKLNFKI